From Juglans regia cultivar Chandler chromosome 9, Walnut 2.0, whole genome shotgun sequence:
CTCTGGTGCCTTCATATTATCTATTGCCAATACAACTATAAATTGGTGGTCGCTGGGAGGTGCAAGCAGTATGTGTTGTAGGTTTGAGCTTCAGATTGATTGTATCCTATCTATTAGGTGGTGCCTATCTGGTGTCTATTTCTCTTGGTGTCTAGAGTGGTTGCCTTGTGTTGGCCATCGAGGTTGACATGActagttttgtttgtttatttaacTGGTTTTAATTTCTGAACTGTCAGATTTTGTATTTCGTAGAGGAATATAATTTGTTTCCATAATACCGTTCTTGATGGGGCCAGTGACTGATCGTCACTGCTATGGGATTTTCTATCTAGATtatctatttttgtttgtttgattatGCAAAAGGTGCAAATGAAGTCACAAGCTTCAAATATCACTAGAGATTTAACTGTAGTCAGATTGAACTAGCTTTGCTTTGCCTTTGTCGGGAGTTTCTATCTTTGTTAGGATTTTGCATTCTGGCCCATTATCAATGATTGCAAATGTTGGAATTGAAGTATCCCGAACGTTGATTGTTAAGAAGATTTAGTAAAAAGTGAATTGGCACAATGTGCTTCCTTTAATGTCTATTAGTATGACCAGATTAGCTTTTAcgaatgcatatatatatatcttggatATGCAGTGGAAAGTCTCAATTGTCAGTTTCATCTCTTTTGGTGCAGTGTATTGGAGCCACAACACTTGATGAATATAGAAAGCACATTGAGAAGGACCCAGCATTGGAAAGACGATTCCAGCCAGTAAAAGTACCTGAGCCAACTGTTGATGAAACCATACAGATTTTGAAGGGGCTTCGGGAGCGGTATGAGATTCATCACAAGCTCCGCTATACGGATGAAGCTCTTGTTTCTGCTGCACAGCTGTCGTACCAGTACATCAGGTTTGTGGTTTTTTAAATGATTCCATTTTTTCATACTTATCACTGGGAAgcttatgtaaatatatatatatatatatatatatatatattggtgtgATATTTGATGTAAAGATTTTCATATGTTAATTTTGGACACCGGCTGATGAgtcttcaaaagaaattgaagaGTAATTATTTAAACCAGTACATATCTGGGTTGGcattaaagtattttatttctGGAATTTCTCCATCCAATGTGCTTGGTAGACAGCTTTTCTGCTGGACTTCATACTTCTAGCATTTGAACTGCAATTGCTCCTGCCtcattctactttttttttttgtccttttcctCTTCAGAagttaaaacaattataaaaaatatgctttCTTTGTGATCGATGTGGTATAGTCACCAGGTATTGAGCAAACTCAATTCTATTTTATAGcgttaaatactaaaatagttCATGTGGTTTGCCTCTAGACAGATTAGTTCCTaagttttaattgtaaaatCTATGTTCCTTATACTTTCAATTTTGATCAAATTAGTTATTGTCACTATTCCGTTAGTCAACTGTTAAAGTACTGGATCAACACCAATAGATATTTGACACCTGtgcatcatattttaaaaatacagaaatataataataaaataatttaatcatttatcaGTTTTAGGATTtagttaatttaaaaatttaagaaaaaaagtataaaaaaaactccataGGTATCAGAAAATGACTTTCTTTAAACAAGAATACAACTCATAAGAAAAacatagttatttattttacattgaaACTTTTTCTTCCTCCGTGTCCTGAcagtttcttataaaaaaaaatttaaattgaaatttagttttagatttttttttgttttaatgaatttttatttttatattattagtgtttttcttaatttttaaaatatgatgcaCGCTCCAAATATTTATTGGTgctgatatgttttttttttttttttttaatgtggaagTGTTCTACATAATTGAGGACAGCAATTTCTCAAAAGTTTGGGTTGTACCTGTCTAACATTAACATTGCTGCTGGTTACTTTTCTCTTCCATTTTAGTTATTAGTTTTAACATATTATTCTGTACATTTCAGTGACCGTTTTCTGCCTGATAAGGCAATTGACTTGATTGATGAAGCTGGTTCTCGGGTTCGTCTTCGTCATGCACAGGTATTATCCCTATGTCAGTTCTGGCACTATCCATCCCGTCTTCCTTTCATTCTTTGTTTTGATGGGGAACTTGATATGCCCTTACAGCTACCAGAAGAAGCTAGAGAGCTTGAGAAAGAGCTCAGGCAGATTACGAAGGAGAAGAATGAAGCTGTTCGCAGTCAAGACTTTGAGAAGGTACAAACTGATCTGTGGTTTAGTATGGTCGCATTGTTTTGTGTGGTTCAGTGTTTAGAGGACTGCACATATTGCAACTGGTTTTGCTGAAGGTGGTAAACCTTATTGAAAATGTAACCATAATTATTTGTTGAGAAACAAAATTATATCAGGATTGTGAGCATAGTGAATGTCTCAGAGTTTCTGAATGGTGGAATTGTATTTTCTTGTAAGTGATCGTCACACTAAGGAATGTTTGAGATATTTAATTCATAAAGCCTGCTATGTTTCATTGGATTACCTTGGCTGAcaatacataaaattttgaacAGGCTGGAGAGTTACGCGATAGAGAAATGGACCTTAAAGCACAGATATCAACTCTTGTGGACAAAGGTAAGGAAATGACTAAGGCAGAGAGTGAGGCTGGGGATGCAGGTCCTATTGTGACTGAGGTGGATATTCAACATATTGTCTCCTCTTGGACTGGCATTCCTGTTGAGAAAGTGTCCACAGACGAATCTGATCGCCTCCTCAAGATGGAAGAGACACTTCATAAGCGGGTCATTGGTCAGGATGAAGCAGTCAAAGCCATAAGCCGTGCTATTCGACGGGCCCGTGTTGGGCTCAAGAATCCCAACCGTCCAATTGCCAGTTTCATCTTTTCAGGTCCAACTGGTGTGGGGAAGTCCGAACTTGCAAAAGCATTGGCTGCTTACTACTTTGGCTCTGAAGAAGCCATGATTAGGCTTGATATGAGTGAATTTATGGAAAGACACACGGTTTCCAAGCTAATTGGTTCACCCCCTGGTTATGTTGGTTATACAGAAGGGGGCCAGCTGACCGAGGCTGTTAGGCGCCGCCCTTACACCGTGGTACTCTTTGATGAGATTGAGAAGGCCCATCCCGATGTATTCAACATGATGCTCCAAATTCTTGAGGATGGAAGGTTGACAGATAGCAAGGGCAGAACGGTGGACTTCAAGAATACTCTTCTGATAATGACATCCAATGTGGGAAGCAGTGTAATTGAGAAAGGAGGCCGCCGAATAGGATTTGATCTTGATTATGATGAGAAAGATAGCAGTTACAATCGAATTAAGAGCTTGGTGACTGAGGAGCTGAAGCAATATTTCAGGCCTGAATTTTTGAACAGATTGGATGAGATGATCGTCTTTAGGCAGCTCACAAAGCTCGAGGTGAAGGATATAGCCGATATTATGCTGAAAGAGGTCTTTGATAGGCTAAAGGTCAAAGAGATAGAGCTTCAAGTGACAGAGAGGTTCAGAGATAGAGTGGTTGAGGAAGGGTATAACCCAAGCTATGGGGCAAGGCCTCTGAGAAGAGCTATAATGCGACTTCTGGAGGACAGCATGGCAGAGAAGATGCTTGCAAGGGAGATCAAAGAGGGTGATTCAGTTATCGTAGATGTCGACTCTGATGGCAATGTGACGGTGCTCAATGGTAGTAGCGGTGCTCCGGAATCCTTAGGAGAGGCTCTTCCTGTGTAAAGTAAAGTAGCCCTAATTTATTTAGTAAAACCTTTGCCATTATGTTGTTTGTACCCTTGCTTTGAATTATAGTTGTAGGATGTTTTCTTAATAGGACTACCTGAAAGGGGAACAGTAAGCCGTGGTTAAATTGCTGCCTGTTTTCTAGGCTCTAGGTGTTACGCTTCAAAAAGCATGCATACATAGTTCCATTCATAATAGGTTGTAAGGTGTTGGTACTTTCTGGtattgtttttacaattttatctGAATATCATAAccgtaatgatttttttttttttgatgttCTATCGACAGATGTCTGCTATATTGGAccggatttatttttattttatgcatgttGTATGAGTATTTGATCAAcgaaatatatttctttttccaaTTCCTTTCGCCTGCTAGttttaaattaaacaaaacagGTGCAAATAACCAATTATATGCAAGATGTTCTTCCCACAAATAGTTATTTGCAAAGATGGATTTTCATCGCAAAAAAACTACTAGCATTCGCCACGAGTTATTTTCGACAAAGAAAAAGTTCTGAAGAGTAACATAATTCGCcgcaaatacaaaaaaaaaaaaaaatgttccatTTACAAAACTATCATAGATACATTCTTCTATAAATAGCGTTGCAATCCATAGTGTGAAAATGGTCTGACTAAGtcataacaaattaaatagcATCACAACCCCccattaaaaactaatacaaaattataaagttgAATATGTTGGCAATTGGCAGATACATTACAAccataaaattgaataaaaatgtatttgcGGCTACCAGTTTTCTATAATGAGTGGACTGACGGTGACGACCAAGGCCTTGCAAGCAACCATTTTGTCGTGTTAGTTGGAGATTCTAAGTCCACTACCACCATATCCTTGTTTAGGAAAAACATGAACATATTCAGAGTCGAAAAAGAAGGGTTGCCAACTATTCATCGGTGTCACAAGCCACTATATTGATGTGTGGGGCCACTGCATCAGAGCTGTGGAGGGGCGGCAAAAGTTGTTTCTAGAAGATTGGAGGCCGATGATGCAAATAGTACGGCGTGTGAGAACCATGCACAGCTTTTGCTAGCGTGTGCCGCTCACACTATGCTCTGTTTTAAACGGTGTTTAAGGAGGTTATAGGGTTGGAGACTTCTGAATCCACATTTCTTTATCATGTTATTTGAATAGTTGTTAGAATAATAGGTATTTGTCTTTAGGATAATTATGAGAATAATCTAGCTAGCTCGTGCAAACcttttgaaaaaggaaaatgctacttggATTGACAATCCTGATCGAGAAAGTCGAATGATAAGTGTAAatctacttcttttttttttttttttttttaattttttaaaatttcaaccatttttatacatctttaaacattttttaaaaaaataaaaaaaaccacttCACTAATAGTtattcttaaccattaagtaaaaacaaaaaattaaaaatataatcggTCAAGATTGTCAATCACATTCCTCGGTTCAACAaccattttcctttgaaaaaagcAGAACTTaccatataaaaataagttttttctagTGGATCTCACTATTTTTAAAGGGAGTATATGATTCTTACACATCTTAAAACTGCtgcacaaataataattttcctacTAATAAGTTATGGTTATGACAGATGACAAACTTTCCATCACTTTGAATCGACCGTCACCGCTTCTTTTAGTTTATTGATGTttgagaaaaagagagggaaaaaaaaaagtaacaggAAGGACCAAGATGTCCTGCAATATCTTATACTATTAGAGCAGTGCTAGCACAAGACCCATCCTGATAAGATTaaaaatgctatttatttatttatttttcatcttttttttttaatattcttaaacaatttttttttttaaaattcacaatatcactaaaaaaattcttccttaatcactaagtaaaaaaaaaaaaaaaaattgtcgggGACCCAACTTTGGTGACTAGCATATATTTTTGATACTGTTAATGGTCTTAACTTATTTTTCTGTTGGATGCATTTCATCAATGTTAGGGTATGTTTATGTACATTTCCTCTATAAAATGGGTAAAAACGTATTGGTGCCAAATTCAGACTTTTTAGCTCATCAACGGAAAAGCTTGCATGTTCCTTTTCTCAAaattgtgaaatattttctaactagGATTCTTTAAAGCAccattcttcttcctttcttgaaAGCTTACGACCGCAGCTATGGGCCTGAATATTCAATACGAGTGGACGATGAGAAAGATAATCCTTCAAATGCAGCAAATTATAAAAGTAGTTCCTTCCTCGAAGATATCTCGATGCTGCATTAATAAACATGCTGCCTTTTTCTCATAGGGAAATGATTCTTGCAATTGTGATTGTGCAAGtgtcgtacagtcgttttgaaaaaagtgaataaatatgagacctacataaaaaaaaattaattttttaataataattttattttttttcaaaacgactgtacggcatttgcacattccacgactgtatgtaacattactttttCTCATAAATGTCTTGACATTTTAGGTAGTTGACCTAAGTTGCTGCACTATAAATGTTTCTAaaagttattaaataatataatcatttcattccattaaaaaatgaattttaattttataaaattaccatttttttcaaataaaataataaaaaatgataaattcatcattttcaacaaaatggAAAAACTCTAAGAGTAAGGTCGTCTTCCTCTTTTTTAcagaaatgaaaatgatttgtacataTAGTTCTAAAATGTGcaaatctcatataattatttaatttaaaaaaagtgggccAATTTTAGAcctatgtgaaaattttatatttttattgtaggctttacttttttcaaaagaagtctGCAGATTTatacattctaaaattatatctagaattactcttatagaaattcaataaatattcttacatttatcaatttattttgtgtCCATGATTTgcttatacattattttttattgataaaaatggCTAATATATTCAATCTTTCTTGTACCCTAGTCAAACACATATATGATTTGAGAAATGCTAAATCTACATAGAgatctcacaaaataaatttataactaaacatgacttgatatgatatgtcagatatattttataattaaatgtactttacaatctaacacttttaattctaaaagtaaatctaGATAATCAATATCAGAACTtggactttattttaaaatattttcaaaatcgatGAATGAAAGAATAACCAAATTTAGGAGAAAAATAGATATTCACTATGAGAACTTTGACattatcttaaaatattttcaagatcAATGCATGAAAGAATAACCAAATTTAGgagaaaaatagataattaagcACCTGATATGCTAAAAGAATGTGAAGttggttaatgataataaatccCTCTCTCACACTACAGAATTGCATGTCAAGTCACTTTCCGAGGATCAAAATTGTcgaaaaaaatcacaaaactagCGGCAAAAGATTTTTCAAACGATTTTTAATTGTCGTGGAGTGGTTGCAATAATAGTTTGGTCTCAAATGCTATTTTCcagtgaaaatataaaattatcacaAATAAGACATTATTTCCGACAAAAATTTTTGCCACAAATTTTTTTGCCAAAGTGAGGTGAAAGTCGCCGCAAAATGGTACAATTTTTCAGCGATTTTATATCGCTACAATTACCTTTCATATTCCGGCGAGTTTTGTAGCTGGAATTATATTCTTTTGGCATGCTTTTCTcaccaaaacaatttttttagtgatttgTTATTCTtgaattaatctttttttatttgtttattttttattttttttatatataagaaggaGAGATTCGATCCTTGATTCTTAAGTGAAAAACAAAGGTGTTACTAATTGATTTAAATGATCTTGGCTATTGTTGAATTAACCTTTATTGCCGAATTTTTGTTGCCAAAAGCTTGTCTTTTCGGCAATATTTGCTCTTTGGATTTACTTTTTATCGGCAATCTAAAATCTTTGAAATTATGTTTTagagtttattttaaaatcagaTGCGGCTTTTGGGCATTTTACACCCCCAATAGGAGGGTGGCACATCATTAATCCATGATATTTACCATGGGTTGCCTCACACGTTACATGCTGCTCTTTTTCTCATGAATAATGATATCTTTGATTCTTTACACCTCTTATGCTACTACTTTATTacttggttaattttttttttttgttatttgaatctaaattaaaaattttaaaacatgatcttCTTGTATgatctagaagaaaataaaaacaatcaatTAACGTAATcgtctaatttaattaaaaataaatttaattttataaaaatttacctTTTTAGGTTAtgcaattcaatttatttttaattaaattacatgattatgttgatagattgaatttatttttttatagattatgcaagaaagtcatgttttgagatttttaatccaaatttaaagaataaagagaaaaaaaagttaaataataaaataatagtaaaagacaTGTAAGTGTATCATTACCCTTTCCTCAGTccgttcctctctctctctctctctctttgaaatctctctctcaagctctcaagcctttgatctctctctcccttcaaGTTCACTCTCAAGCTCTTAgaacactctcattggattagctaaaattaaaagacaattttgatgaatataagagaaatttgacttttgactattccattcacatataTCTCTACATtgaaatagctattttttcattatataataataaaataatataagatgaatttggttttagttattcacatcaaatctccacattagattatacatttatttattatatgacaatgaataactaataatttcaaaaatatttaatttttttaattattaa
This genomic window contains:
- the LOC109003075 gene encoding chaperone protein ClpC, chloroplastic, which gives rise to MARVLVQSANISGLVASQRSSLSKGSRNGKEKRSVRMMSSLQAPGLRLRSFSGLRSHNALDTMVRPRLDFNAEVKFLINSRRGRGSRCVARAMFERFTEKAIKVIMLAQEEARRLGHNFVGTEQILLGLIGEGTGIAAKVLKSMGINLKDARVEVEKIIGRGSGFVAVEIPFTPRAKRVLELSLEEARQLGHNYIGSEHLLLGLLREGEGVAARVLENLGADPSNIRTQVIRMVGESTEAVGAGVGGGSSGNKMPTLEEYGTNLTKLAEEGKLDPVVGRQQQIERVTQILGRRTKNNPCLIGEPGVGKTAIAEGLAQRIATGDVPETIEGKKVITLDMGLLVAGTKYRGEFEERLKKLMEEIKQSDEIILFIDEVHTLIGAGAAEGAIDAANILKPALARGELQCIGATTLDEYRKHIEKDPALERRFQPVKVPEPTVDETIQILKGLRERYEIHHKLRYTDEALVSAAQLSYQYISDRFLPDKAIDLIDEAGSRVRLRHAQLPEEARELEKELRQITKEKNEAVRSQDFEKAGELRDREMDLKAQISTLVDKGKEMTKAESEAGDAGPIVTEVDIQHIVSSWTGIPVEKVSTDESDRLLKMEETLHKRVIGQDEAVKAISRAIRRARVGLKNPNRPIASFIFSGPTGVGKSELAKALAAYYFGSEEAMIRLDMSEFMERHTVSKLIGSPPGYVGYTEGGQLTEAVRRRPYTVVLFDEIEKAHPDVFNMMLQILEDGRLTDSKGRTVDFKNTLLIMTSNVGSSVIEKGGRRIGFDLDYDEKDSSYNRIKSLVTEELKQYFRPEFLNRLDEMIVFRQLTKLEVKDIADIMLKEVFDRLKVKEIELQVTERFRDRVVEEGYNPSYGARPLRRAIMRLLEDSMAEKMLAREIKEGDSVIVDVDSDGNVTVLNGSSGAPESLGEALPV